The following is a genomic window from Caldicellulosiruptor danielii.
TTCTCACTCATGTTCTGCAAAAGCATGTCAAGGGTTCTGGACAACTTCAAATGCCCCCTTTGTGATGTCTTCTGGCTTTGACAAAAAAAGCAGGGCTTTAAAACCCTGCTTTAGAACGGCAATCCGTTTTCTGATGTGATAACGCCGTTTTCTACTGGTGGTACAAAGGTTGGGTCTTCTTCAAAAATCTCCTCAAGCTCCTTTTCAAGCTCATCCTCTGGAATCTCAGGTCCTGTTGCTGGTGCCTCTGCAGTCTGTTCATGCTGCTGTTCCTTTTTTGCTCCTGCAAACCAGAACCGCTCAACCACAAACCTGAATGTTGGATATTCCACTCCGTCTTTTGTCTTCCCAGTAGCATTTTCAACCCTTGCCTCAACCAGTATTTCTCTGCCCTTTTGATAATATTGCTCCAAAAGCTCTGCA
Proteins encoded in this region:
- a CDS encoding single-stranded DNA-binding protein, with amino-acid sequence MNKCLFFGRLTKDPEVFTTQSGNKLVRITIAMDRKVKDEKRAQFIPCIAFNKNAELLEQYYQKGREILVEARVENATGKTKDGVEYPTFRFVVERFWFAGAKKEQQHEQTAEAPATGPEIPEDELEKELEEIFEEDPTFVPPVENGVITSENGLPF